One Cellulomonas sp. NS3 genomic region harbors:
- a CDS encoding VOC family protein, with amino-acid sequence MTTTTTRSTTAARAASATRPTSAVDRATTPADAPTAARATPVAAAAASATPGPAPAPAFHGLAYDAFDARAAAEFWAAVLRAEVAPGASALGAELLDGSAAGMPRLVFRQVTEGRELRTPVHLQLTTGDLDGEVRRLQGLGARRLGALTAGGRRSVTLVDPEGNAFDLVAT; translated from the coding sequence ATGACCACCACGACCACCCGCTCCACGACGGCGGCCCGAGCCGCGTCGGCCACTCGCCCCACGAGCGCCGTCGACCGCGCGACCACCCCTGCCGACGCGCCGACCGCCGCCCGCGCGACACCCGTCGCCGCGGCTGCAGCCTCCGCGACGCCCGGTCCGGCGCCCGCCCCGGCCTTCCACGGGCTCGCCTACGACGCGTTCGACGCGCGGGCCGCCGCCGAGTTCTGGGCCGCGGTGCTCCGCGCCGAGGTCGCCCCGGGAGCGAGCGCGCTCGGTGCGGAGCTGCTGGACGGCTCCGCGGCGGGGATGCCCCGCCTCGTCTTCCGCCAGGTCACGGAGGGCCGCGAGCTGCGCACGCCCGTGCACCTCCAGCTCACGACCGGTGACCTGGACGGCGAGGTCCGCCGGCTCCAGGGCCTCGGCGCGCGCCGGCTCGGCGCGCTGACTGCGGGCGGACGTCGGTCCGTGACGCTCGTCGACCCGGAGGGCAACGCGTTCGACCTCGTCGCGACCTGA
- a CDS encoding HAD family hydrolase has protein sequence MTSQPGSASASRTPSAARTLPAAVLWDMDGTLIDTEPYWMSAETELVEAHGGVWTREDALGMVGSSMAVCARTLRSRGVALPDEEISGFLNARVAAGVAAGIPWQPGARELLDELVAAGVPLALVTSSFAELAEPFARAVGVFEVVVSGDEVTHPKPHPEPYLTAAARLGVDVQDCVAVEDSRSGVASAHASGARVLAVQVLAPVEPLDGVSITGSLRSVSLDVLAAIGGGEVVDLRGAATAATAEG, from the coding sequence TTGACCTCCCAGCCTGGCAGCGCGAGCGCGAGCCGCACCCCCTCAGCAGCGCGCACGCTGCCCGCGGCGGTCCTCTGGGACATGGACGGCACGCTGATCGACACCGAGCCGTACTGGATGAGCGCGGAGACGGAGCTCGTCGAGGCGCACGGCGGCGTGTGGACCCGCGAGGACGCGCTCGGGATGGTGGGCAGCTCCATGGCGGTCTGCGCCCGGACCCTGCGCTCGCGCGGCGTGGCGCTGCCCGACGAGGAGATCAGCGGGTTCCTCAACGCGCGCGTCGCAGCCGGCGTCGCCGCGGGGATCCCGTGGCAGCCCGGCGCGCGTGAGCTGCTCGACGAGCTCGTCGCCGCGGGGGTGCCGCTCGCGCTCGTCACGTCGTCGTTCGCCGAGCTCGCCGAACCGTTCGCGCGTGCCGTCGGCGTGTTCGAGGTCGTGGTGAGCGGGGACGAGGTCACCCACCCCAAGCCCCACCCCGAGCCGTACCTGACGGCGGCCGCGAGGCTCGGCGTCGACGTCCAGGACTGCGTCGCGGTCGAGGACTCCCGGTCGGGCGTCGCCTCCGCGCACGCCTCGGGCGCGCGGGTGCTGGCGGTCCAGGTGCTCGCGCCGGTCGAGCCGCTCGACGGCGTGAGCATCACCGGGTCGCTGCGCTCGGTGTCCCTCGACGTGCTCGCGGCGATCGGCGGCGGCGAGGTCGTGGACCTGCGCGGCGCCGCGACCGCAGCGACCGCCGAGGGCTAG
- a CDS encoding RecB family exonuclease translates to MVPTDTEVPAPAERRSVPGLSPSRANDFLQCPLLFRLRVVDRLAEPASPAAARGTLVHAVLERLYDLPAGERTPAAARAMVDGQWAALLEESPAYRELFTSDEERTEWLASAGTLLDTYFTLEDPNRLEPRERELMVRTQLEDGPQLRGIVDRIDVAPNGMVRVVDYKTGRSPRPGFESSALFQMRFYAYVIQRERGVLPALLQLVYLGDQQIVRHAPSEAEMVTFEQRVRSIWAGIEDTARSGDWRPRPSKLCGWCSFKDRCPAFGGTAPEVPEGAVELVLGVVPSGSGSAAPIPAVGTPVGAVGSPAAATGSGPLPA, encoded by the coding sequence ATCGTCCCGACCGACACCGAGGTCCCGGCCCCGGCCGAGCGCCGCTCCGTCCCCGGGCTGTCGCCGTCCCGGGCGAACGACTTCCTGCAGTGCCCGCTGCTCTTCCGCCTCCGGGTCGTGGACCGGCTGGCCGAGCCCGCCAGCCCGGCCGCCGCACGCGGCACGCTGGTCCACGCGGTGCTCGAGCGGCTCTACGACCTCCCCGCCGGGGAGCGCACGCCCGCGGCGGCGCGCGCGATGGTCGACGGCCAGTGGGCTGCGCTCCTCGAGGAGTCGCCGGCGTACCGGGAGCTGTTCACCTCCGACGAGGAGCGCACCGAGTGGCTCGCGAGCGCGGGCACGCTGCTCGACACCTACTTCACGCTCGAGGACCCGAACCGGCTCGAGCCCCGCGAGCGCGAGCTCATGGTGCGCACGCAGCTCGAGGACGGCCCGCAGCTGCGCGGCATCGTCGACCGCATCGACGTCGCCCCGAACGGGATGGTCCGGGTCGTCGACTACAAGACCGGTCGCTCGCCGCGACCGGGGTTCGAGAGCTCGGCGCTGTTCCAGATGCGCTTCTACGCGTACGTGATCCAGCGGGAGCGGGGTGTGCTGCCCGCGCTCCTGCAGCTCGTGTACCTCGGGGACCAGCAGATCGTGCGGCACGCGCCGAGCGAGGCCGAGATGGTCACGTTCGAGCAGCGGGTCCGCTCGATCTGGGCCGGCATCGAGGACACCGCGCGGTCGGGCGACTGGCGCCCCCGCCCGTCGAAGCTGTGCGGGTGGTGCTCGTTCAAGGACCGGTGCCCGGCGTTCGGCGGCACGGCGCCCGAGGTGCCGGAGGGGGCCGTCGAGCTCGTGCTCGGCGTCGTCCCGTCGGGCTCCGGCTCCGCTGCCCCCATCCCCGCCGTGGGCACCCCGGTCGGGGCCGTGGGCTCCCCCGCCGCCGCGACCGGCTCGGGGCCGCTCCCCGCCTAG
- a CDS encoding site-2 protease family protein, giving the protein MSTAERRQGTQGWVVGRAAGAPVVVTPSWLLAAVVLTAVFAPTIQARAPELGGLTWVVAGGFVVMLFVSVFVHELAHGFVARARGQVVREFALTLWGGHTAFGGAAPTPATSALVAVVGPLANVAIAAVCWVAAQAVPSSGLLGMLLWAGAFSNGFVALFNLVPGLPLDGGRVLEALVWRVTGDRHSGTVAAGWAGRVVAVGVLAWALALPLLEGTRPSLLTVGWAGLVGAFLWSGASGAIREGRTGRRLDLVTVASVGLPATAVPAGATLADADRARSVAGVDDVVLVSPDGRPEAYVDRAAAGGVPSEQRASTPVAAVAVVLPPGAVVDGTLRGAELVGAVGQATRLSPVMAVVADGRVTALVRATDVVAALRHVGPGAAARS; this is encoded by the coding sequence GTGAGCACCGCGGAGCGTCGGCAGGGCACCCAGGGCTGGGTCGTGGGCCGGGCCGCCGGCGCGCCGGTCGTCGTCACCCCGAGCTGGTTGCTCGCGGCCGTGGTGCTCACCGCGGTCTTCGCCCCCACGATCCAGGCCCGCGCGCCGGAGCTCGGTGGGCTCACGTGGGTCGTGGCCGGCGGGTTCGTCGTCATGCTGTTCGTCTCGGTGTTCGTCCACGAGCTCGCGCACGGCTTCGTCGCCCGGGCCCGCGGCCAGGTCGTCCGCGAGTTCGCGCTGACGCTCTGGGGCGGGCACACCGCGTTCGGCGGTGCCGCGCCGACCCCGGCGACGAGCGCGCTGGTCGCCGTCGTCGGCCCGCTCGCGAACGTCGCGATCGCCGCCGTGTGCTGGGTCGCCGCCCAGGCGGTGCCCTCGTCGGGCCTGCTCGGGATGCTGCTCTGGGCCGGCGCGTTCTCCAACGGCTTCGTCGCGCTCTTCAACCTCGTGCCCGGTCTGCCGCTCGACGGCGGGCGCGTGCTCGAGGCGCTCGTCTGGCGCGTCACGGGCGACCGGCACTCCGGCACCGTCGCCGCCGGGTGGGCCGGCCGCGTCGTGGCCGTCGGCGTGCTCGCGTGGGCGCTCGCCCTGCCCCTGCTCGAGGGCACGAGGCCGTCGCTGCTCACGGTCGGCTGGGCCGGGCTCGTCGGGGCGTTCCTGTGGAGCGGGGCGAGCGGGGCGATCCGCGAGGGGCGCACCGGGCGCCGGCTCGACCTCGTCACCGTGGCGAGCGTGGGGCTGCCGGCCACGGCCGTCCCGGCGGGCGCGACGCTCGCGGACGCCGACCGCGCCCGGAGCGTCGCCGGGGTCGACGACGTCGTGCTCGTCTCGCCCGACGGACGTCCCGAGGCGTACGTCGACCGGGCCGCCGCCGGCGGCGTGCCGTCCGAGCAGCGCGCGTCGACCCCCGTCGCCGCCGTCGCGGTCGTCCTCCCACCCGGTGCGGTCGTCGACGGGACGCTGCGCGGGGCCGAGCTGGTCGGGGCCGTGGGGCAGGCGACCCGCCTCTCGCCCGTGATGGCGGTCGTCGCCGACGGGCGCGTCACGGCGCTCGTCCGGGCCACCGACGTCGTCGCGGCGCTGCGCCACGTGGGCCCGGGTGCCGCGGCGCGCTCCTAG
- a CDS encoding tRNA (adenine-N1)-methyltransferase → MRRGPLREGDRVQLTDPRGRLHTITLAPGASFHTHKGYFTHDALIGAPEGTVVRNTAGIEYLALRPLLSDYTLSMPRGAAVVYPKDAGQIVAMADIYPGARVVEAGVGSGALTMSLLRAVGDGGALHSIERREDFAAIARGNVEAFFGAPHPAWTLSVGDLSDVLPVASEPASVDRVVLDMLAPWENLDAVATALAPGGVLIAYVATTTQLSRLAEDIRADGRYTEPEAWESMVRGWHLEGLAVRPQHRMIGHTGFLLTTRRLADGVDAPLRRRRPAKGAYPDADAVEGVASAAAVPDEAWSPEALGERAISDKKIRRVRRDVGQAPTAD, encoded by the coding sequence ATGCGGCGCGGCCCGCTGCGCGAGGGGGACCGCGTCCAGCTCACCGACCCGCGCGGCCGCCTGCACACCATCACGCTGGCCCCCGGCGCGTCGTTCCACACCCACAAGGGGTACTTCACGCACGACGCGCTCATCGGGGCGCCCGAGGGCACGGTCGTCCGGAACACCGCCGGGATCGAGTACCTGGCCCTGCGGCCGCTCCTGAGCGACTACACGCTGTCGATGCCGCGCGGCGCCGCCGTCGTCTACCCCAAGGACGCGGGCCAGATCGTCGCGATGGCCGACATCTACCCGGGCGCGCGCGTCGTCGAGGCGGGCGTCGGGTCCGGGGCGCTCACGATGTCGCTCCTGCGGGCCGTCGGGGACGGCGGTGCCCTGCACTCGATCGAGCGTCGGGAGGACTTCGCCGCGATCGCGCGCGGGAACGTCGAGGCGTTCTTCGGCGCGCCGCACCCCGCATGGACGCTCTCGGTCGGGGACCTGTCGGACGTGCTCCCCGTGGCCTCCGAGCCGGCGTCCGTCGACCGCGTCGTGCTCGACATGCTCGCGCCCTGGGAGAACCTCGACGCCGTCGCGACAGCCCTGGCGCCGGGTGGCGTGCTCATCGCCTACGTCGCGACCACCACGCAGCTCTCGCGCCTCGCCGAGGACATCCGCGCCGACGGCCGCTACACCGAGCCCGAGGCGTGGGAGTCGATGGTCCGCGGCTGGCACCTCGAGGGCCTGGCCGTCCGGCCGCAGCACCGCATGATCGGTCACACCGGCTTCCTGCTCACGACGCGCCGGCTCGCGGACGGGGTCGACGCGCCGCTGCGCCGTCGTCGTCCCGCCAAGGGCGCCTACCCGGACGCCGACGCGGTCGAGGGCGTCGCGAGCGCCGCCGCGGTGCCTGACGAGGCGTGGTCACCCGAGGCGCTCGGCGAGCGGGCGATCTCCGACAAGAAGATCCGGCGCGTGCGGCGCGACGTCGGCCAGGCGCCGACGGCCGACTGA
- the arc gene encoding proteasome ATPase codes for MTDSGAPGRDLQRELALLSARNERIAEALVAAREQIVELKRQLDELAKPPGTYAMFLSAREDGTVDIVSAGRKMHVGASPTLDVHRLRPGQEVMLNEALTVVEAGGYEEVGELVTVKELLGTGRALVVGRGDEERVVRFAGQLLEASVRVGDALTIEPRSGFVFERIPRAEVEELVLEEVPDIEYTDIGGLGPQIETIRDAVELPFLHPELFREHGLKPPKGVLLYGPPGCGKTLIAKAVAHSLAATAAAARGEDADETKSYFLNVKGPELLNKYVGETERHIRLIFARAREKASQGHPVVVFFDEMESLFRTRGTGVSSDVETTIVPQLLSEIDGVERLENVIVIGASNREDMIDPAILRPGRLDVKIKIERPDAEGAREIFAKYLTEGLPIHADDLAEHGGSARAAVDAMITRVVERMYTESEENRFLEVTYASGDKEVLYFKDFNSGAMIQNVVDRAKKSAIKDFLATGQRGIRVDHLLTACVDEFKENEDLPNTTNPDDWARISGKKGERIVFIRTIVQGKKGADGSRTIETVTSTGPYL; via the coding sequence ATGACCGACTCGGGAGCACCAGGCCGGGACCTGCAGCGCGAGCTCGCGCTGCTGTCGGCCCGGAACGAACGGATCGCGGAAGCCCTCGTGGCCGCGCGCGAGCAGATCGTCGAGCTCAAGCGCCAGCTCGACGAGCTCGCGAAGCCGCCGGGCACCTACGCCATGTTCCTGTCCGCGCGCGAGGACGGCACGGTCGACATCGTCTCCGCCGGCCGCAAGATGCACGTCGGCGCCAGCCCGACGCTGGACGTCCACCGGCTGCGCCCCGGCCAGGAGGTCATGCTCAACGAGGCCCTCACGGTCGTCGAGGCCGGCGGCTACGAGGAGGTCGGGGAGCTCGTCACCGTCAAGGAGCTCCTCGGCACCGGTCGCGCGCTCGTCGTGGGCCGCGGCGACGAGGAGCGCGTCGTGCGCTTCGCCGGGCAGCTGCTCGAGGCGTCGGTGCGGGTCGGCGACGCGCTGACGATCGAGCCGCGCAGCGGGTTCGTGTTCGAGCGGATCCCGCGCGCCGAGGTCGAGGAGCTCGTGCTCGAGGAGGTCCCCGACATCGAGTACACCGACATCGGCGGGCTCGGGCCGCAGATCGAGACGATCCGCGACGCGGTCGAGCTGCCGTTCCTGCACCCGGAGCTGTTCCGCGAGCACGGCCTCAAGCCGCCCAAGGGCGTGCTGCTCTACGGCCCGCCCGGGTGCGGCAAGACGCTCATCGCCAAGGCAGTCGCGCACTCGCTCGCCGCGACCGCCGCCGCGGCACGCGGGGAGGACGCCGACGAGACCAAGTCGTACTTCCTCAACGTCAAGGGCCCGGAGCTGCTCAACAAGTACGTGGGGGAGACCGAACGGCACATCCGGCTGATCTTCGCCCGCGCCCGCGAGAAGGCGTCCCAGGGCCACCCCGTCGTCGTGTTCTTCGACGAGATGGAGTCGCTGTTCCGCACCCGTGGCACGGGCGTCTCGAGCGACGTCGAGACGACGATCGTCCCGCAGCTGCTCTCCGAGATCGACGGCGTCGAGCGCCTCGAGAACGTCATCGTCATCGGTGCCTCGAACCGCGAGGACATGATCGACCCGGCGATCCTGCGGCCCGGCCGCCTCGACGTGAAGATCAAGATCGAGCGGCCCGACGCCGAGGGTGCCCGCGAGATCTTCGCCAAGTACCTGACCGAGGGCCTGCCGATCCACGCCGACGACCTCGCCGAGCACGGTGGCAGCGCGCGTGCGGCCGTCGACGCGATGATCACCCGCGTCGTCGAGCGCATGTACACCGAGAGCGAGGAGAACCGCTTCCTCGAGGTGACCTACGCGAGCGGCGACAAGGAGGTCCTGTACTTCAAGGACTTCAACTCGGGCGCGATGATCCAGAACGTCGTCGACCGCGCGAAGAAGTCAGCCATCAAGGACTTCCTCGCGACCGGCCAGCGCGGCATCCGCGTCGACCACCTGCTGACCGCGTGCGTCGACGAGTTCAAGGAGAACGAGGACCTCCCGAACACGACGAACCCCGACGACTGGGCGCGCATCTCCGGGAAGAAGGGCGAGCGGATCGTCTTCATCCGGACCATCGTGCAGGGCAAGAAGGGCGCGGACGGCTCGCGCACGATCGAGACCGTCACGAGCACCGGCCCGTATCTCTAG
- the dop gene encoding depupylase/deamidase Dop: MSVRRVMGIETEYGILQPGRPNANPMLLSSHVVAVHAAAREGGRTRARWDYDDEDPLHDARGFRLQRTAAHPSMLTDDPEHAAPSADGPQELARPLVEEYEDPGAANVILTNGARLYVDHAHPEYSSPEVRGPLDAVRWDRAGELVMLASVRALASTSAMPDVSLYKNNVDGKGATYGTHENYLVDRAVPFAELAARLIPFLVTRQVYTGAGRVGIGQRGEDPGFQLSQRADYIEAEVGLETTLRRPIVNTRDEPHADPARWRRLHVIIGDANLLEVATYLKLGTTSLVLWVLEHAAGEGPAAAAARAAVHAWDHLTLRDPVEAVHTVSHDLTLTVPLELADGRRLTALEVQGEYLAAVSAVLEAVGGAPDDETQDVVARWGSLLGRLADDPASCAREVEWLAKLRLLEGMRRRDQLDWDHPRLAAVDLQWSDVRPERGLYHRLAAAGAVEHLVPADAVEEAVGHAPHDTRAYFRGEVIARFGSQVSAASWDSVIFDVPGAPTLQRVPMKDPTRGTREHVGGLLDRSADAAELLRALGA; encoded by the coding sequence GTGAGCGTGCGCCGGGTCATGGGGATCGAGACCGAGTACGGGATCCTCCAGCCGGGGCGACCGAATGCGAACCCGATGCTGCTGTCGAGCCACGTCGTCGCCGTCCACGCGGCGGCGCGCGAGGGCGGCCGCACCCGGGCCCGCTGGGACTACGACGACGAGGACCCGCTGCACGACGCGCGCGGGTTCCGGCTGCAGCGGACCGCGGCCCACCCGTCGATGCTCACGGACGACCCCGAGCACGCCGCGCCGTCCGCCGACGGCCCGCAGGAGCTCGCCCGCCCTCTGGTCGAGGAGTACGAGGACCCGGGCGCCGCGAACGTCATCCTGACCAATGGCGCCCGCCTGTACGTCGACCACGCGCACCCCGAGTACTCCTCGCCCGAGGTCCGCGGCCCGCTCGACGCGGTGCGCTGGGACCGCGCGGGCGAGCTCGTGATGCTGGCCTCGGTGCGCGCGCTCGCGTCGACCTCCGCCATGCCCGACGTGTCGCTCTACAAGAACAACGTCGACGGCAAGGGCGCGACGTACGGCACGCACGAGAACTACCTCGTCGACCGCGCGGTGCCGTTCGCGGAGCTCGCAGCCCGGCTCATCCCGTTCCTCGTGACCCGGCAGGTGTACACCGGCGCCGGGCGCGTCGGGATCGGCCAGCGCGGCGAGGACCCCGGCTTCCAGCTGTCGCAGCGCGCGGACTACATCGAGGCCGAGGTCGGGCTCGAGACGACGCTGCGGCGCCCCATCGTCAACACGCGCGACGAGCCGCACGCCGACCCGGCCCGGTGGCGACGGCTGCACGTGATCATCGGCGACGCGAACCTGCTCGAGGTCGCGACCTACCTCAAGCTCGGAACGACCTCGCTCGTGCTGTGGGTGCTCGAGCACGCCGCCGGGGAGGGGCCTGCGGCGGCCGCCGCGCGGGCAGCCGTCCACGCGTGGGACCACCTCACGCTGCGCGACCCGGTCGAGGCGGTCCACACCGTCAGCCACGACCTCACGCTGACCGTGCCGCTCGAGCTCGCCGACGGCCGGCGGCTCACGGCGCTCGAGGTGCAGGGCGAGTACCTCGCGGCCGTCTCCGCGGTGCTCGAGGCCGTCGGGGGTGCGCCCGACGACGAGACGCAGGACGTCGTCGCGCGCTGGGGCTCGCTCCTCGGGCGCCTCGCCGACGACCCGGCGAGCTGCGCGCGCGAGGTCGAGTGGCTCGCGAAGCTGCGCCTGCTCGAGGGGATGCGCCGGCGCGACCAGCTGGACTGGGACCACCCGCGCCTCGCCGCCGTCGACCTCCAGTGGTCCGACGTCCGGCCCGAGCGCGGCCTCTACCACCGGCTGGCCGCGGCGGGCGCCGTCGAGCACCTGGTCCCCGCCGACGCCGTCGAGGAGGCCGTCGGGCACGCGCCGCACGACACCCGTGCCTACTTCCGGGGCGAGGTCATCGCTCGATTCGGGTCGCAGGTCTCCGCGGCGAGCTGGGACTCGGTGATCTTCGACGTGCCCGGCGCGCCGACGCTCCAGCGGGTGCCGATGAAGGACCCGACACGGGGGACCCGCGAGCACGTCGGCGGGCTGCTCGACCGCAGCGCCGACGCCGCGGAGCTCCTCCGCGCCCTCGGGGCCTGA